Proteins from one Choloepus didactylus isolate mChoDid1 chromosome 4, mChoDid1.pri, whole genome shotgun sequence genomic window:
- the WDR93 gene encoding WD repeat-containing protein 93 isoform X9: MSSPKGSQIQKMRLPVYTRKGPLEVPSPSEKDWSKDDEEDYVLKDPDQELDSLPQPYRMINKLVNLLFNRSWEVIEEKEAAREAERSRIQPIVYPPLVESKLNSMPKCMAISQDYVFIGEANGFSIYNLYNAKRIGAWEKLKVDVASIWATDLGSEVLIAPVDEMGVIRLFYYYKESLFLIKAINEVDDASKQTTCVKMEVSLGGDFAAFLLQGSRDVWLDVYKLPKESWLKEVEYPQLTANAKKKVRQLQLAPRLKAPWKSLQRSRTAMGWALGRITSSRRVSGSTKRPSSMLPTRSTWMGSGRRSHSVQPHSISSFQAASFQCQQKPRAPQE; this comes from the exons ATGTCATCCCCCAAAGGAAGTCAGATCCAGAAGATGAGGCTGCCTGTTTATACACGGAAAGGACCCCTGGAGGTGCCGTCCCCATCAGAGAAGGACTGGTCTAAGGACGACGAAGAGGATTACGTCCTCAAGGATCCAGATCAGGAGCTGGATTCCTTGCCTCAGCCTTACCGAATGATCAACAAGCTGGTGAACCTCCTGTTTAACCGGTCATGGGAAGTTATTGAGGAGAAGGAAGCGGCAAGGGAAGCCGAGCGCAGCCGGATCCAACCCATCGTGTACCCTCCTCTTGTAGAGAGCAAG CTCAACAGCATGCCAAAGTGTATGGCAATTTCTCAAGACTATGTGTTTATCGGAGAAGCCAACGGATTCTCAATCTATAATCTGTACAATGCTAAACGAATAGGTGCTTGGGAGAAACTTAAAGTTGATGTTGCTTCCATCTGGGCCACAGATTTGGGAAGTGAAGTACTCATTGCTCCTGTGGATgaaatgg gtgtCATtagattgttttattattataagGAAAGTCTTTTCCTAATCAAAGCCATCAATGAAGTG GATGATGCCAGCAAACAAACCACCTGTGTGAAGATGGAGGTCTCTCTAGGAGGGGACTTTGCAGCCTTCCTCCTACAAG GATCCAGAGATGTTTGGCTGGATGTGTATAAATTGCCCAAGGAGTCTTGGCTCAAGGAAGTGGAGTACCCCCAACTCACtgcaaatgcaaagaaaaaagtcAGGCAACTGCAACTG GCACCACGTTTAAAAGCCCCCTGGAAGTCTTTGCAAAGATCGAGGACAGCTATGGGCTGGGCTCTGGGCAGAATCACTTCATCAAGGAGAGTCAGTGGGAGCACCAAGAGGCCATCTTCAATGCTTCCTACAAGAAGTACCTGgatggggagtgggaggaggagCCACTCAG taCAGCCACATTCCATTTCCTCCTTCCAAGCTGCATCATTTCAATGCCAACAGAAGCCAAGGGCCCCTCAG GAGTAG
- the WDR93 gene encoding WD repeat-containing protein 93 isoform X6 — protein MSSPKGSQIQKMRLPVYTRKGPLEVPSPSEKDWSKDDEEDYVLKDPDQELDSLPQPYRMINKLVNLLFNRSWEVIEEKEAAREAERSRIQPIVYPPLVESKLNSMPKCMAISQDYVFIGEANGFSIYNLYNAKRIGAWEKLKVDVASIWATDLGSEVLIAPVDEMGVIRLFYYYKESLFLIKAINEVDDASKQTTCVKMEVSLGGDFAAFLLQGSRDVWLDVYKLPKESWLKEVEYPQLTANAKKKVRQLQLNTIDSVTPDNLAMDAYTCFKGDIKLSLPVYIMKIKPPKPVSGTTFKSPLEVFAKIEDSYGLGSGQNHFIKESQWEHQEAIFNASYKKYLDGEWEEEPLSTATFHFLLPSCIISMPTEAKGPSGVACVLGIHWTGSHNFFLYSLHRTLKDKGDPEGVWPCAAPIAVSNRSSCGSYLVLACEDGVLTLWDLSKGFPLGVIALPEGCFCQSIHFLKYFLVHKGQNVYPELPLKSKMKCLVLCTDTSLHLVEAEGTRGPTIRVLAERPVKYLNEIIRAVAPVPALPGMVLLFSQDGSVRLMDVAKPQIVCAFAPPRSYHLVVPWNPVFVVSSHRPCFLLQGPGSPSQPSPDDPAFINPECHHAVPCT, from the exons ATGTCATCCCCCAAAGGAAGTCAGATCCAGAAGATGAGGCTGCCTGTTTATACACGGAAAGGACCCCTGGAGGTGCCGTCCCCATCAGAGAAGGACTGGTCTAAGGACGACGAAGAGGATTACGTCCTCAAGGATCCAGATCAGGAGCTGGATTCCTTGCCTCAGCCTTACCGAATGATCAACAAGCTGGTGAACCTCCTGTTTAACCGGTCATGGGAAGTTATTGAGGAGAAGGAAGCGGCAAGGGAAGCCGAGCGCAGCCGGATCCAACCCATCGTGTACCCTCCTCTTGTAGAGAGCAAG CTCAACAGCATGCCAAAGTGTATGGCAATTTCTCAAGACTATGTGTTTATCGGAGAAGCCAACGGATTCTCAATCTATAATCTGTACAATGCTAAACGAATAGGTGCTTGGGAGAAACTTAAAGTTGATGTTGCTTCCATCTGGGCCACAGATTTGGGAAGTGAAGTACTCATTGCTCCTGTGGATgaaatgg gtgtCATtagattgttttattattataagGAAAGTCTTTTCCTAATCAAAGCCATCAATGAAGTG GATGATGCCAGCAAACAAACCACCTGTGTGAAGATGGAGGTCTCTCTAGGAGGGGACTTTGCAGCCTTCCTCCTACAAG GATCCAGAGATGTTTGGCTGGATGTGTATAAATTGCCCAAGGAGTCTTGGCTCAAGGAAGTGGAGTACCCCCAACTCACtgcaaatgcaaagaaaaaagtcAGGCAACTGCAACTG AACACTATTGATTCCGTAACTCCAGATAATTTAGCAATG gaTGCATACACTTGTTTTAAAGGAGATATTAAGTTGAGTCTTCCAGTTTACATAATGAAGATCAAACCACCTAAACCAGTTTCGG GCACCACGTTTAAAAGCCCCCTGGAAGTCTTTGCAAAGATCGAGGACAGCTATGGGCTGGGCTCTGGGCAGAATCACTTCATCAAGGAGAGTCAGTGGGAGCACCAAGAGGCCATCTTCAATGCTTCCTACAAGAAGTACCTGgatggggagtgggaggaggagCCACTCAG taCAGCCACATTCCATTTCCTCCTTCCAAGCTGCATCATTTCAATGCCAACAGAAGCCAAGGGCCCCTCAG GAGTAGCCTGTGTCCTTGGCATACACTGGACCGGAAGTCATAATTTCTTCCTCTATTCTCTTCACCGAACTCTGAAGGATAAAGGCG ACCCCGAGGGTGTGTGGCCCTGTGCTGCACCCATTGCGGTGTCTAATCGGAGCAGCTGTGGCTCCTACCTGGTGCTGGCCTGTGAGGATGGTGTGCTCACACTGTGGGACCTGAGCAAAG GATTCCCTCTTGGGGTCATTGCTCTTCCTGAGGGATGTTTCTGCCAAAGCATTCATTTCTTAAAATACTTCCTGGTCCACAAAGGACAGAATGTGTATCCTGAACTTCCGTTGAAGTCCAAAATGAAATGTTTAGTGCTGTGCACAGATACTTCTCTCCATCTGGTGGAAGCCGAGGGGACCCGAGGACCCACCATCCGCGTGCTGGCTGAGAG GCCGGTAAAGTACCTGAATGAAATCATCCGTGCAGTGGCCCCGGTCCCAGCCTTACCTGGCATG GTGCTGCTCTTTTCCCAGGATGGCTCTGTGCGCCTCATGGACGTGGCCAAGCCTCAGATCGTCTGTGCCTTTGCTCCCCCCAGATCCTACCATCTGGTGGTCCCCTGGAACCCAGTGTTTGTCGTGTCTTCACACCGTCCATGTTTCCTGCTCCAAG GTCCAGGGAGCCCCTCACAGCCCAGCCCAGATGACCCAGCCTTCATAAACCCAGAGTGCCACCACGCAGTCCCTTGCACTTGA
- the WDR93 gene encoding WD repeat-containing protein 93 isoform X8 — MSSPKGSQIQKMRLPVYTRKGPLEVPSPSEKDWSKDDEEDYVLKDPDQELDSLPQPYRMINKLVNLLFNRSWEVIEEKEAAREAERSRIQPIVYPPLVESKLNSMPKCMAISQDYVFIGEANGFSIYNLYNAKRIGAWEKLKVDVASIWATDLGSEVLIAPVDEMGVIRLFYYYKESLFLIKAINEVDDASKQTTCVKMEVSLGGDFAAFLLQGSRDVWLDVYKLPKESWLKEVEYPQLTANAKKKVRQLQLNTIDSVTPDNLAMDAYTCFKGDIKLSLPVYIMKIKPPKPVSGTTFKSPLEVFAKIEDSYGLGSGQNHFIKESQWEHQEAIFNASYKKYLDGEWEEEPLSHIPFPPSKLHHFNANRSQGPLRSSLCPWHTLDRKS; from the exons ATGTCATCCCCCAAAGGAAGTCAGATCCAGAAGATGAGGCTGCCTGTTTATACACGGAAAGGACCCCTGGAGGTGCCGTCCCCATCAGAGAAGGACTGGTCTAAGGACGACGAAGAGGATTACGTCCTCAAGGATCCAGATCAGGAGCTGGATTCCTTGCCTCAGCCTTACCGAATGATCAACAAGCTGGTGAACCTCCTGTTTAACCGGTCATGGGAAGTTATTGAGGAGAAGGAAGCGGCAAGGGAAGCCGAGCGCAGCCGGATCCAACCCATCGTGTACCCTCCTCTTGTAGAGAGCAAG CTCAACAGCATGCCAAAGTGTATGGCAATTTCTCAAGACTATGTGTTTATCGGAGAAGCCAACGGATTCTCAATCTATAATCTGTACAATGCTAAACGAATAGGTGCTTGGGAGAAACTTAAAGTTGATGTTGCTTCCATCTGGGCCACAGATTTGGGAAGTGAAGTACTCATTGCTCCTGTGGATgaaatgg gtgtCATtagattgttttattattataagGAAAGTCTTTTCCTAATCAAAGCCATCAATGAAGTG GATGATGCCAGCAAACAAACCACCTGTGTGAAGATGGAGGTCTCTCTAGGAGGGGACTTTGCAGCCTTCCTCCTACAAG GATCCAGAGATGTTTGGCTGGATGTGTATAAATTGCCCAAGGAGTCTTGGCTCAAGGAAGTGGAGTACCCCCAACTCACtgcaaatgcaaagaaaaaagtcAGGCAACTGCAACTG AACACTATTGATTCCGTAACTCCAGATAATTTAGCAATG gaTGCATACACTTGTTTTAAAGGAGATATTAAGTTGAGTCTTCCAGTTTACATAATGAAGATCAAACCACCTAAACCAGTTTCGG GCACCACGTTTAAAAGCCCCCTGGAAGTCTTTGCAAAGATCGAGGACAGCTATGGGCTGGGCTCTGGGCAGAATCACTTCATCAAGGAGAGTCAGTGGGAGCACCAAGAGGCCATCTTCAATGCTTCCTACAAGAAGTACCTGgatggggagtgggaggaggagCCACTCAG CCACATTCCATTTCCTCCTTCCAAGCTGCATCATTTCAATGCCAACAGAAGCCAAGGGCCCCTCAG GAGTAGCCTGTGTCCTTGGCATACACTGGACCGGAAGTCATAA
- the WDR93 gene encoding WD repeat-containing protein 93 isoform X5: MSSPKGSQIQKMRLPVYTRKGPLEVPSPSEKDWSKDDEEDYVLKDPDQELDSLPQPYRMINKLVNLLFNRSWEVIEEKEAAREAERSRIQPIVYPPLVESKLNSMPKCMAISQDYVFIGEANGFSIYNLYNAKRIGAWEKLKVDVASIWATDLGSEVLIAPVDEMGVIRLFYYYKESLFLIKAINEVDDASKQTTCVKMEVSLGGDFAAFLLQGSRDVWLDVYKLPKESWLKEVEYPQLTANAKKKVRQLQLAPRLKAPWKSLQRSRTAMGWALGRITSSRRVSGSTKRPSSMLPTRSTWMGSGRRSHSATFHFLLPSCIISMPTEAKGPSGVACVLGIHWTGSHNFFLYSLHRTLKDKGDPEGVWPCAAPIAVSNRSSCGSYLVLACEDGVLTLWDLSKGFPLGVIALPEGCFCQSIHFLKYFLVHKGQNVYPELPLKSKMKCLVLCTDTSLHLVEAEGTRGPTIRVLAERPVKYLNEIIRAVAPVPALPGMVLLFSQDGSVRLMDVAKPQIVCAFAPPRSYHLVVPWNPVFVVSSHRPCFLLQGDHPDEIEPTHDSRNIQNSIFYFSFEAYPLLKNVLGNVMISQSDFTDHTAFPQTLPLEERCERFLQERVQNLGKNAMKEQEHWNRLRRYSLFLQKREPQ; encoded by the exons ATGTCATCCCCCAAAGGAAGTCAGATCCAGAAGATGAGGCTGCCTGTTTATACACGGAAAGGACCCCTGGAGGTGCCGTCCCCATCAGAGAAGGACTGGTCTAAGGACGACGAAGAGGATTACGTCCTCAAGGATCCAGATCAGGAGCTGGATTCCTTGCCTCAGCCTTACCGAATGATCAACAAGCTGGTGAACCTCCTGTTTAACCGGTCATGGGAAGTTATTGAGGAGAAGGAAGCGGCAAGGGAAGCCGAGCGCAGCCGGATCCAACCCATCGTGTACCCTCCTCTTGTAGAGAGCAAG CTCAACAGCATGCCAAAGTGTATGGCAATTTCTCAAGACTATGTGTTTATCGGAGAAGCCAACGGATTCTCAATCTATAATCTGTACAATGCTAAACGAATAGGTGCTTGGGAGAAACTTAAAGTTGATGTTGCTTCCATCTGGGCCACAGATTTGGGAAGTGAAGTACTCATTGCTCCTGTGGATgaaatgg gtgtCATtagattgttttattattataagGAAAGTCTTTTCCTAATCAAAGCCATCAATGAAGTG GATGATGCCAGCAAACAAACCACCTGTGTGAAGATGGAGGTCTCTCTAGGAGGGGACTTTGCAGCCTTCCTCCTACAAG GATCCAGAGATGTTTGGCTGGATGTGTATAAATTGCCCAAGGAGTCTTGGCTCAAGGAAGTGGAGTACCCCCAACTCACtgcaaatgcaaagaaaaaagtcAGGCAACTGCAACTG GCACCACGTTTAAAAGCCCCCTGGAAGTCTTTGCAAAGATCGAGGACAGCTATGGGCTGGGCTCTGGGCAGAATCACTTCATCAAGGAGAGTCAGTGGGAGCACCAAGAGGCCATCTTCAATGCTTCCTACAAGAAGTACCTGgatggggagtgggaggaggagCCACTCAG CCACATTCCATTTCCTCCTTCCAAGCTGCATCATTTCAATGCCAACAGAAGCCAAGGGCCCCTCAG GAGTAGCCTGTGTCCTTGGCATACACTGGACCGGAAGTCATAATTTCTTCCTCTATTCTCTTCACCGAACTCTGAAGGATAAAGGCG ACCCCGAGGGTGTGTGGCCCTGTGCTGCACCCATTGCGGTGTCTAATCGGAGCAGCTGTGGCTCCTACCTGGTGCTGGCCTGTGAGGATGGTGTGCTCACACTGTGGGACCTGAGCAAAG GATTCCCTCTTGGGGTCATTGCTCTTCCTGAGGGATGTTTCTGCCAAAGCATTCATTTCTTAAAATACTTCCTGGTCCACAAAGGACAGAATGTGTATCCTGAACTTCCGTTGAAGTCCAAAATGAAATGTTTAGTGCTGTGCACAGATACTTCTCTCCATCTGGTGGAAGCCGAGGGGACCCGAGGACCCACCATCCGCGTGCTGGCTGAGAG GCCGGTAAAGTACCTGAATGAAATCATCCGTGCAGTGGCCCCGGTCCCAGCCTTACCTGGCATG GTGCTGCTCTTTTCCCAGGATGGCTCTGTGCGCCTCATGGACGTGGCCAAGCCTCAGATCGTCTGTGCCTTTGCTCCCCCCAGATCCTACCATCTGGTGGTCCCCTGGAACCCAGTGTTTGTCGTGTCTTCACACCGTCCATGTTTCCTGCTCCAAG GAGACCATCCAGATGAAATTGAACCTACCCACGATTCCAGGAACATCCaaaattctattttctattttagttttGAGGCCTACCCACTCCTGAAAAATGTCTTAGGAAATGTCATGATTTCTCAAAGTGACTTCACAGACCACACAGCCTTCCCCCAGACCTTACCATTAGAGGAGAGATGTGAGCGTTTCCTCCAGGAGAG